AACCTTGCCGAGCGTGCCCCCATCTCCCAAGCCGAACGACGCCCCGCGCGGGGCAGGGCGCGTGGTGCGAAACACCCTGGCCAGCCAGATCACGGCCGAGATCCGCGCTCTGATCCTCGACGGCGCCTTTCCTGCCGGAAGCCAGCTCAACGAGTTCGCGCTTGCCACGCAGTTCGACGTCAGTCGGGGCCCGGTTCGCGAGGCGTTCCAGCGCCTGATTCAGGAAGGGCTGCTGCGCTCCGAGCCCCATCGCGGCGTCTTCGTGCCCGATCTCGGCACGAGCGACATCGTAGACATCTACTTCACCCGCAAGTCGCTGGAGATCGCCGCGATCCGCCGCGTCATGGCCGGGCCCGAGCGCCGTCGGCTATCGCAAGAGCTTCAGGGCCTGACCGACGAGATGGCCGAACGGCTGGCCAAGGGCGAGTGGCGCGAGATCGCCGATCTCGACCTGCACTATCACCTACGGATCGTGGAAGAGGCGCGCAGCGAGCGCCTGTCGCGCAGCTACCGCACGCTCCAGGCCGAAACGCGGCTTTGCCTGCGCATCATGATGGCGGGCTACCGGCAGAACCGGGCCTTGATCGAGGAGCACGAACGGCTCGCGGCTTTCATCGGACAAGGCAACCCGCGCGACGTGGAGGAGGAGATGGATACGCATTTCGGCGATCCCGTGCGCATTCTCGCCCGCGCAAAGGCGGCCTTGCGCGATCATCCGATCGGGGTCCCTGCTCCAGCGGGCGGCGCCGACTGAACGCTTGGCAACGGGCGCGCTCCCTGCCTCCTATGGGCGGAGGAGATGCTCCAAGGCTTTTCCGAGCGCTGCGATCCGCTCCGGCGTCGCGCCGCCGATACCGAACAGCAGGCCGGGGCGCGGCTCGTTCCTGTAGAAGGGCGAAAGCGCCATGGCGCCGATCTTCGCCGCGTGAAGCGCGCGCGCCACTTGCCCGTCGTCGGCATCGCGGTTCTTGAACCAGGCGGCGAGTTGAAGGCCGCCGTCCCCTGACCCAGGTTCGAGGACGCCATCCCCGCTTGCCAGCACCGCCGCGCGCGTCGCCCCCATGCGCTCGCGATAAACGGTCTGCATCCTTCGGATATGGGCGCGAAGGTGCCCCTCGTTCAGAAAGTCCGCGAGCGCCGCCTGAACATGGATCGGCACAGAGCTTCCCTCCCGGCGCAGAACCGCGCGCGCCTGCGATAGAAGCGAAGGGGGCAGAACCGCATAGGCAACGCGCAGGCCCGGCGCGAGCACCTTGGAAAAGGTGCCGACATAGACCACGCAGCCGGCGCGATCGAGCCCCTGCAGAGCCGCGAGCGGCCGCGAGGCGTAGTGAAACTCGCTGTCGTAATCGTCCTCGATGACAACAGCGCGGTTGGCCCGCGCAAAGTCCAGAAGCTCCAGGCGGCGGGAGAGGCTCATGGCCACCCCGGTCGGATACTGATGCGATGGCGTGACGTAGATCAGGCTCGGCGGCGGCCCTTCGCCGCGCGTGATCGCGATCCCTTCCGCGTCGCAGGGCACGGACACGAGACGGGCGCCCGCCGCCAGGAAAATGTCACGGGCGATGACATAGCCCGGCTCCTCCAGCCAGACGGGGCGCTGGCCGCGAACCCCCGCGATATCAGCCACCATCGCCAGAATCGAGGCGGCCGACGGCATGACGATCACCTGTTCGGGATCGGCCAGAACGGCGCGGGCGCGAACGACATGCGCGGCGATGGCCTGGCGCAGTTCCGGCAGGCCGGCTTCCTCGCCATAGCCGAGATCGTGAAGGCGCAGATGGCGCGCCCGCGCCGCCAGACATCGCGCCCAAAGCGCGGCGGGGAAACTGTCGAGATCCGGGAGACCGGGGCGGAAGGGAAGGAAGCGCTCCGGCTCGGGCGCAGCCCTCGGCAAGGGCTCGATCGGCCGGGCTCTAGCGCCCTGCGGCGGAGTGGCGAGGCGGGCGACCCGCATTGCCGCCCCTTGGGCGCCTTCGATGAAGCCTTCGGCGCGCAGCCGCTCGAAACCGCCGACCACGGTGGACCGCGCGATCCCGAGCGAAAGCGCGAGCGCGCGGGAGGAGGGCAGGCGCTCGCCCGCCTTCAGCCGCCCGTCCAGGATCTGCTCCCGGATCCCGGCCTGAATCTGCGTTTCGAGATTGCCGGCGGCGCGGTCGAGGAGGAGCCATGCGTCGGGGAGGGGAAGCGTCATGCGAGGGAGTGAACTGGACTGGCCGATTTTGCGCAAGTGGATGGTTTCGCCCATCCTGTTTTGCGGAACACTAGGCTTTCTTAGCGAGGAAACGCCTATGTCCCGCCCAAGCCCGACCCCGGAAAACCTCACCTATCTCGTGACCGAGCGCAGCCGGGTGCGCCGGCTGCACAAGCGCGCGAGCCATGAGGCGGCGGCTGTTCACGCCGTCTTGGACGCCGCGCCCTTGTGCCATGTCGGCTACGTCATCGACGGGCAGCCCTATGTGACGCCGACGATCCACTGGCGGGAGGGCGAACGTGTCTATTGGCATGGCTCAGCCGCCAGCCGCTTTCTTCGAAAGGTCGAGGGCGCGCGCGTCTGCCTGACGGTGAGCCTGATGGATGGCTACGTGCTGGCACGCTCGGCCTTCAACCATTCCGTCAACTATCGCTCGGCCATGGTGTTCGGCACGGCAAGGATCGTGGAAGAGCCCGACGCCATCGCCGGGGCGCTGCGCCGCTTCACCGACGGGCTCTTTCCAGGCCGCTGGGACACGCTCCGGCCCATGACGGCGCCCGAACTCAAGGGCACCAGCGTCCTTTATCTCGACATCGAGGAGGCCAGCGCCAAAACCCGCGCGGCGCCTCCGGGCGACGACGACGAGGCGGACTATCCCGTTTGGGCCGGCGTCCTGCCGATGGAAACGCGCCTGGGGATGCCGCAACCCGCGCCGGACCTAACCCAAGGCATCGCCCTGCCGGCGGGCTTGGCGGATTTGGTTTCTTCGGGCCGGCTGCGCTGAGCGTCGATCCGGACAAGGGCGATCGCCTTCGCCGCATCGCCCGTGTCCTAGTCCCGATAAGGCCCCTCGAAGAGGTCGCCGATCGCCTTGCTCGCCATCCATCGATAGCGGCGTCGGCGGCGATGCTCGGGGCGGTCGTGGTTGAGATGGCAGCGCTGGCAAAGGGCCGCGAGATTGCTGGAGGCGTTGTTGGCGGTGTCGTGGTCGAGATGGGCGCAGGCCAGCCAGACGCGGGTCCAGGTCAGCGACAACTCCGGGGGAAGCTCGGCCGGGGCGGGCCGCGTTCCGCGCAAGGGGCGGCCTCTTCCGTCCCGCCAAAGCGCCTCGCTCTCGTCCCACCAAGTGCCGTCGATGCCGACGCAGACCAGCGCCCCATGTGGGCGGCGGCAATGATCGCACCGGCCCTTGGCGCGCCGGAAGCGGACGGAGCGTGAGAGTTCCCGCCAATCGATGGGATAGAAGCCGCGCATGTCGCGCCGGATCGGCATGGTGGGTCTTGTGTCCTCGCAGCAGGTCGCCAGGGCGGATCGGATCGCTCAGCGGGACTCGATCCAACCCTCCTTGTCAAGCAGGGACGCCGGCTTCCGTCTATCCCCGACGCGGAATGCCTGCGATTCTTTCGGCTATCCCTCTGACAGACAAGCGATTCGCCGGGTTGCCAGCGGTCAACCCAGCGAATCACCCGAATCAGCTTAAGCCGCGATCGCGCGTCGGATGAGGTCGGCAAGGCGGGGAATGCCCTCAGTCACCGCGCGCTCATCCGCCAGCGTGAAGGAAAGGCGCAGCGTGTTCGCCCCGCTGCCGTCGGCATGGAAGGCATTGCCCGGCACGAAGGCGACCCGCGCCTCCGCGACGGAGCGAGCCAGCAGCGCCACGGCATCGACGGATTCGGGCAGCGTCATCCAGACGAACATGCCGCCCTCGGGGCGGGACCAGGAGACGCCCTCCGGCATATGCCGCTCCAGCGCGGCGAGCAGTGCGTCGCGCCGGGCGCTGTAAGCCTCGCGCGTGCGCTCGATCTGTTGGGCGTAACACCGCTCCGCGACGTGATGCACCACCATCTGGTTGATCGAGGGCGAGTGGAGGTCGGCGGCCTGCTTGGTCAGCACCAGCTTCTCGATCAGGCGGCGCGGCGCGACGATCCAGCCCATGCGAAGCCCCGGCGCCAGGATCTTCGAGAAGGAGCCGCAATAGACCGTGCGGCCCGCGTCCACCCCGCCCGAGCGCAGCGCGTCCAGCGCCGCGATGGGGGGCACCGGCTCGCCGCTGTAGCGAAGCGCGGCATAGGCGGCGTCCTCGATCACGGCGATGCCAAGCTCTTCGGCCAGATCCAGCACCGCCTCGCGCTGGGCGAGCGTCAGCGTCTCGCCGCTCGGATTGGCGAAATCGGGCACGAGATAGGCGAACTTCGCCGCGCCCCCGGCTTTCGCCGCCGCCTCTCGATAGGCGTCCGGCGTCATGTTGCCGCCGGCGGGCGAAAGCCGGTCGTAGCGCGGCTCGTAGGCACTGAAGGCCTGCAAGGCGCCGAGATAGGTCGGCCAGGTGACGAGCGCCGTGTCGCCCGGGGAGAGGAACAGCTTGCCGAGATAGTCCAGCCCCTGCTGCGAGCCGGACGTGATGAAGACGTTGCCCTCGTCGCAGGGAATGCCGATCCGCCCCATCTCGCCGGCAATCCAGCGGCGCAGCGGCAGATAGCCCTCGCTCACCTGATATTGTAGCGCCGCGTTGGCACTGGAGCCACCGAGGATCTCGGCATAGGCGGTGCGGAACGCTTCGTGCGGAAACAGCGCGGGGTCGGGAATGCCGCCGGCGAAGGAGATGATGTCGGGCTGGTCCAGGAGCTTCAGAAGCTCGCGGATCTCGGACGCCTTCATGCGTCCCGCGCGCGTGGCGAAAAGGTCGGTCATGTCCATGATGGTCCTCCTGGCTTGCCGGCGCGCTTCGTTCTGCAATCGGGGCGCGCATCTTGCGAGCGTGGGGCCTGTTAAAGCGCTCTTCCCCCAATTATGTCAACAATGCTGACCTACTTTCTCCAAGGCTCGGCTGCAAACCCTCGCCGCCCAGGCGAATGACAGCTGCCGACACGTCACAAAACGCTAGTGCGCGCGGGGCGCAGGCCCTATGTCCCGAAAGGCGACTTCGCTTCGGCGACTGGGATCGGGATGGCGCGACATGCTGACGGCGAAAGGCAAATACGGGTTGAAGGCCATGCTCCATCTGGCCGATGCCGAGCCGGACATGCTGGTCCTGTCCGAGGAGATCGCCAGCCAGAACACCATCTCGAAGAAGTTTCTCGACACGATTCTAGGCGAATTGCGCAACGCTGGGTTCATCTACGCCAAGAAGGGGCGGCGCGGCGGCTATGCGCTGGCCCGCCCGGCCGAGGAGATCGCCGTCGGCCATGTGCTGCGCGTGCTCGACGGCCCGCTGGCACCCATCGCCTGCGCCAGCCGCACGGCCTATCGCCGCTGCACGGACTGCTCGGATGTGGAGCGGTGCCGGGTGCGCCTCGTCATGCTGGAAGTGCGCAACGCCATCGCCACCGTGCTGGACAACAAGTCGTTGAGAGAACTCCAGGGCATGCGCGCGCTCCTAGAGATCGACCCCGTGCATTGGGCCGCCGCCGTCTGAGGCAGCGGGCCAATCGTTTGGCGTTTCCGGCATGAGGCGCGGCGCGCCTAGTCCCGCCGCGCCTTATCGCTGCCGGGCAGTTCGCGGTCGAGCCCAGCGCGAGGCCGACCAGAGTGGGGAGACCCAGGCGAAAGGCGATCTGCGAGGCGTCCATGCTCTCCTCCCTTGAGAGAAGTCAGAGCGCCGGTCGAGGCCGAGCGAGAGGAGGCGCGGCGGCCTCGAGATTTCGTGAGCGTCCGAGCGCGGCAGAGGCTTCCCCCTCCGCCGCGCCCGTCGCCTTGGCCGACCGCGCCTCAGACAGGCAGGGCGGCCTCGCGCGCGGCCGGTGCCTCCGGCGGGTGGCCGAGCGCGTGGAGAATGCCCCGAAGCTCGGCGAGGCCCCGCATGCGTCCGATCGCGGGATAGCCGGGCGTCACCGCCTTGTGGAGATCGTCCAGCATCCGGTGGCCGTGGTCGGAGCGGAAGACGATGGTGCCGTCGCCCGTGCGTTTGCCGTCCTCGGCCACCAGTTCGCGCAGCACGGCGACCATGTCCGTGTCCCCGTCGAGATGGGCCGATTCGTGGAAGCTCCGCGGCTCCGCCTCGCGGCGCGTGTTGCGTAAGTGCGCGAAATGGATGCGCGAGGCGAAGCGGCGGGCGATGGCCGGCAGGTCGTTGTCGGCGCGAACGCCGAGACTCCCCGTGCAGAAGCACATGCCGTTGGCCGGCGAGGGCACGGCGTCGAAGATCGCGGCATAGTCGTCCTCAGTGGACGCGATGCGCGGCAGGCCGAAGAGCGGGCGCGGGGGATCGTCCGGGTGCAGCGTCAGCTTCACGCCGACGCTCTCGGCGGCGGGCGTCACGGCCTCGAGAAATTCGACGAGGTGCCGGCGCAAGCGCGCCGCGTCGATGTCGCGATACTCCTGAAGCTTCTCGCGAAAGCCGGGAATCGTCATCGGCTCTGTGGTGGAGCCGGGCAGGGCGCTGGTGATGTTGCGGATGAGATCGGCCTTGGTGGCCTCGTTCATGGCGGCGAAGGCGCTTTTGGCGCGGGCCTGCTCGGCGGGCGTGTAGTCGCGCTCGGCGCCCGGCCGCTCCAGGATGAAGAGCTCGAACGCGGCGAACGTGTCGAAGTCGAAGCGCATGGCGGTGGCGCCGGTGTCGGTCACGAAGTCCAGCTCCGTGCGGCACCAGTCCACCACCGGCATGAAATTGTAGCAGACCACCGGAATGCCGGCGCGGCCGACCGCCTCCAGGCTGGCGATCCACGCCTCGATCTCTTCTTTTGCCGCCCCGCCCCGGCGCTTCACCGCGTCGGGAATCGGGATGCTCTCCACCACGCTCCAGCGCAGCGGCACGCGGCCGGGCGGTGTCGTCTCGATCAGGTCGCGCCGCGCTTCCACGGCCCCGCTCGTCCACGCCGCGCCGATCGGCTCCTCGTGCAGCGACGAGACGATGTCGCTCGCGCCGACATGGCGCACCTCGTCCAGCGTCACCGGGGCCTTCGGGCCGAACCATCTCCAGCCTTGCCGCATTCTGTCGTCTCCTCCCGCCCTGGCCGTCCGCCCGGGCTCCTAAATGAAATAGTCGGGGTAGCGCCCCTTGAGCGCGGCCACGTCCGGCAGCACGGCGCCGAGATGGTGTTCCATCGCCGCCTTGGCGCCCTCCACGTCGCGGGCCAGGAGGTGAGCGCGGATTTCCTCGTGCTCGGCGATCACCTGTTCCATGCGCCCCAGCACGGGCAGGGTGAGACGGCGGGCCCGGTCGATCTGAATCTTGACCTGCGTCAGCAGCGTCCAGATGCCGACATGGCCGGACAGTTCGGCGATCGCGGCATGAAACCCTTCGTCCGCCTCGTGAAAGGCGTCGGTGTCGCCAGCATGGGCGGCGCCCTTCTGGCGCCGGATCGCGAGATCAACGGCGCCGAGAGTGTCGGGCGTCGCCGCCCGCGCGGCGTGCTCCACCGTGATCCCCTCCAGCGCCTTGCGGATCAGCACCGCCTCGGGAATGGCGCCGACAGGCACGCGCGAAACGAAGGTGCCGGACTGGGGAAAGATGTCGACCAGACCGATCTCGGACAGGCGGATCAGCGCCTCGCGCACCGGCGTTCGGCTGACGCCGAAGCGCTCGATCAGCATCCGGTCCTGCAAGGGCGCGCCCGGCGGCAGGCGCGAGGCGACGATCTCGGCCCGCAGCGCTTCGAAGATCTGCGTGGCCGAGGTCACGCGCCGCGCCGGCGCGCTTCGGCGGGCGGGCGGCGAGGGCGCTTCGATCGGACTCTGGTCGGACATGACGGGCTCAAGCGCTCGGGCGAATTGACATTCTAGTATACTAGTTGCTAAGAACTGCCAAGGCCGATGGGAGCCCGCACGAAGGCGGGGCGGCTGGAGGGAGAAACGATGGCGCTCAATCCAGATAGGCTCCTGCCCGTCGAGGCATCCCTGCGCCCCATCGCGCGCCGGCTCTTCGCGGAGGTCGAGACGCTGCCGATCGTCTCCCCGCACGGGCACACCGAGCCGTCCTGGTATGCCGAGAACCCTCGCTTTCCCGATCCGGCCGCGCTCTTCGTGGTGCCCGACCATTACATCTTCCGCATGCTCTATTCGCAGGGCGTGCCGTTGGAGGCGCTCGGCGTGCCCCGCGCCGATGGCGGCCCGGTGGAGCGGGACGGGCGGCACATCTGGCGCCTCTTCGCCCAGCATTATCGCCTGTTTCGCGGCACCCCTTCGCGCCTCTGGTTCGAGCATTCGCTTCAGACCGTGTTCGGCATCGAGGAGCGCCTGTCGCCGCAAAGCGCCGATCGCATCTACGACGACATCGCCGCCGCGCTGGAGACGGACGCGCTACGCCCCCGCGCGCTCTACGACCGCTTCAACATCGAGGCTATCGCCACCACGGATTCGGCGCTGGACGATCTCGCCCATCACGACGCGGTGCGCGCCTCCGGTTGGCACGGCCGCATCCTGCCGACCTACCGGCCCGACGCAGTGGTGGACCCGGACCGGCCGGGCTTTGCCGAGGCGCTCCGCCGCTTCCTGGCGCTCGCCGGAGAGGCCGAGACCTGGAGCGGCTATCTCGACGCGCATCGCACGCGCCGCGCCTATTTCAAGGCGCGCGGGGCGACCGCGACCGATCACGGCCATCCGTCCGCCCGCACGGCCGATCTGGCCCCGGCCGAATGCGAGCTGCTCTTTTCCAAGGTCCTGGCGGGCAGCGGGAGCGCGGCCGAGAACGAGCTGTTCCGCGCCCAGATGCTGACGGAGATGGCGCGCATGAGCCTGGAGGATGGGCTGGTCATGCAGATCCATGCCGGCTCCTCGCGCAACCACAACCAGGCCCTGTTCGAGCGCTTCGGCTTCGACAAGGGCGCCGACATTCCCCAGCGGACCGACTATGTCGGGGCCCTGCGCCCGATGCTGAACGTGGTCGGCAACGAGCCGGGGCTGACCATCATTCTCTTCACGCTGGACGAGACGGTCTATGCCCGCGAACTCGCCCCGCTCGCCGGCCATTATCCCGCGCTGCGCCTCGGCCCGCCCTGGTGGTTCTTCGACAGCCCGGACGGGATGATGCGGTTCCGCGAGGCCGTGACCGAGACCGCCGGCTTCTACAACACGGTCGGCTTCAACGACGACACGCGCGCCTTCCTCTCCATTCCCGCCCGGCACGACGTCGCGCGCCGGGTGGACTGTGCCTTCCTCGCCAAGCTGGTGGGCGAGGGGCGGCTGGACGAGGACGAGGCGCGCGAGGTCGCCGTGGACCTGACATATCGCCTGGTCAAGGACGCCTATCGCATCTGAGGACTGCCCCGCCGGATGGGAGCCGGCGGGTTTCAAATTGGGAGGATCGACCGATGCACATCACCCGCAGACGCTTCATGGGAACCACGGCCGCCATGGCCGGCGCGACGCTCTTCGGCGGCCGCGCCTTCGCGGCGCTCAAAGCCCCGTCAAGCCCCGTCACCATCACGGTGGCCGACGTCGCCGGCAATCTGGCGCTGACGCAGGCGGCCATGGAGCGCTACACCGCCGCGCGGCCGGAATGGGCGAGCCGCATCGCCTTCACCAAGGCGCCGGCCCCCGAGCTTCCCGCCAAGCTGAAGGCGCAGCAGGCGGCGGGCCGGGTGGACATCGACCTCGTGCTCACCGGCACGGACGCGCTCGCCGCCGGCCTCGACCAGGGCATCTGGACCGACCTTTCGCCCTACAAGGCCGACCTGCCTCCTCTCGAAACCATCTACATTCCGCAGGCCTTCAAGATGCAGGCCATGGCGAAGGACCACGGCGTCGTCGTGTCCTACTATCCGTCCGGCCCCCTGATCGAATACATGCCGGACCGCGTCGCGACGCCGCCCAAGACCGCGGAAGAGCTGCTGGCCTGGACCAAGGCCAACAAGAACAAGTTCATCTACGCCCGCCCGTCCAATTCCGGCCCGGGCCGCACCTTCCTGATGGGCCTGCCCTATCTTCTGAAGGATTCCGATCCGCGCGATCCCGAAAAGGGCTGGGACAAGACCTGGGCCTTCTTGGAAGAGCTCGGCCAGAACATCGAATACTATGCCTCCGGGACGACGCAGACCATGCGCGAGCTGGGCGAGGGCACGCGCGACATCGTCGTCACCACGACGGGCTGGGACATCAACCCCCGCGTTCTCGGCACCGTCCCGGCCGAGGCCGAGGTCGGCACGCTGGCCGGTTTCCATTGGGTGACGGACGCCCATTACATGGTCGTGCCGAAGGGCGTGTCGGAGGAGAAGCTCGCCGTTCTCCTCGATCTCATGAACTTCATGCTGACGCCGGAAAGCCAGGCCTATGCCTACGACCAGGGCTATTTCTACCCCGGCCCGGCGGTGAAGGACGTGCCGCTTTCCATGGCGCCGCAGGAAAGCCAGGACGCGATCAAGGAATTCGGCCGCCCGCAATATGACGAGTGGATCGCCGGCAATCCGCTGGAAACCCCGCTCGACGCCGACAAGCTGGTCGTCGCCTTCCGCATCTGGGACGAGCGGATCGGCGCCAAGAAGAGCTGAGCGATTTGTCTCGCAGGGCGGCCGGGACCTCCGGCCGCCGCCTCGCGCTCACGGGTTCCCCCGGCGCCCACTTCCCTTCGGTTTCAGGAGGCCTTCTCGCGATGAACGCCCATCCCACGCATCTCAAGGTCGCCGGTCGCGCGGCGGACGCTGCCTCCGGCGGGGGGCGGCTCGAACTCCTGAACCTCCAGCGCGCCTTCGGCTCCTACCACGCGCTGGCCGGCATCGATCTTACCGTGGAGCGGGGTGAGTTCATCGCGTTGCTCGGGCCGTCGGGCTGCGGCAAGTCCACGGCGCTGAACTGCATCGCCGGCCTTCTGCCGCTAACGGGCGGGGAGATCCGCCTCGACGGGCGGCCGATCCACGAGCTGGAGCCGGAAAAGCGCGGCTTCGGCATGGTGTTCCAGAGCTACGCGCTCTTCCCGCACATGACCATCCGCAAGAATGTCGGCTTCGGCCTCGCTATGCAGGGCGTGCCCAAGGCCGAGGCCGAGCGGCGCATCGACGACGCGCTCGATCTCGTGCGCCTGCGCAGCCAGGGCGACAAGCTGCCCGGCCAGCTGTCGGGCGGCCAGCAGCAGCGCGTCGCCATCGCCCGCGCCATCGTCATCCGCCCGCCCATCGTTCTCATGGACGAGCCGCTCTCCAATCTCGACGCCAAGCTGCGCCTGGAAATGCGCGCCGAGATCCGCGCCATCCACGAGGCGATCGGCTCCACCACGATCTATGTCACGCACGACCAGGACGAGGCGCTGTCGCTGGCCGACCGCATCGTCGTCATGTCCGGCGGACTGATCCGGCAGGTCGGAACACCCGAAGACCTCTACGAGCGTCCGAACCATGTCGAGGTCGCCGACTTCATGGGCTATCGCACCCGCGTCTCGGGCCGCGTCGTCGACGGCAGCGGAACGGTGGAACTCGCCAAGGCGCGCATCGCCCTTCCGGCTGCGGCGAAGTTTGGCTCGGGAACCGCCGTCACCGTCTCGACCCGGCCGGAAGATTTGCTGGCCACGCGCGGCGGCGAGGGCCTGCCCGCCACGGTGCGCGCGATCGAATATCGCGGCCGCGCCTGGTTCGGCTCGGCGGCGCTGGCCGATGGCACGATCGCCTATTTCCGCGCCGACGGGGCCTTGTCCTCCGGCGAGAGCGTGACGCTGCGCTTCGACCCGGCCCGCACGCTGGTCTTCGAGGGGGAGGGGGCATGAGCGACGCGGCCTTCTCCACCCCGGCCCGGACCTTCGCGCGCCCATCGCTCAAGACGCGGCTCGCCGCCAAGGGCTTCGACGGCACGACGCTTCTCGTCCTGCCCGGCCTCGTCGCCGTGTTGGCGCTCTTCATCTACCCCTTTCTCTATGGCGTCGTGGATTCGCTGACGCCGGAGACAGGCGCCTGGTACGAGAACTATCGCCGCTTCTTCTCCGACCCGTTCCTTTACAACACGATCGCCGCGACGCTCTGGCTCGCCCTGCCGGTGACGATCCTGAACCTCGCGCTCGCCGTGCCCATCGCCTTTCGCGTGCGCCTCATGCGCCGGCAGAAGCTGCTCACCACGCTGCTCGTCCTGCCGATCACGCTCGGCACGGTGCTGGTGGCCGAAGGGCTCCTGAACTTTCTCGGCCCCCAAGGCTGGTTCAACCGGACGCTGGTGACGATCGGCCTTCTGGAAGCGCCGCTGCGCCTCACCAATAATTACTGGGGCGTCTTCGCCTCGCTGCTCATCACCGGCTTTCCTTTCGCCTTCCTGCTGACGCTCTCCTACGTCTCAGGGATAGACCCAGCGATCGAACAGGCGGCCGCGACGCTCGGCGCCAATGCGCGGCGGCGCTTCACCCGGGTCTTCCTGCCGCTTCTCGTGCCGGGGCTCGCCGTCACCTTTTGTCTGGCCTTCGTGCAGGCCTTCGCGGTCTTCCCTTCGGCGGTGCTGCTCGGCGCCCCGGCGGGGCCGACGCGAGTCATCTCGATCGCGGCCTATTCCGCGGCCTTCGAGGAATACAATCACTCGCTGGGTTCGGCGATCGCCATCATCATGGGGCTGGTGCAGCTTGCCGTGGTGCTGGCCGTGCTCGGGCTTCGCGGTCTCTTCTATCGCGGCCCGGCCGGCGGAACGAAAGGCTGACACCAGATGATCCGCGATCGTGGCATCGGCTCGAAACTCTGGCGCACGGCCGTCTGGGCCGTCGCCATTCTCTTCGTGCTCAATCTCCTCGGCGTCATCGCGACCGTGGTGATGAACTCGCTGGCGACGCGCTGGCTCGGCACCTGGCTGCCGGTCGACTTCACCACGCGCTGGTACTTCTCGGCTTGGCGCGAATTTCAGCTGACCGAGGTGCTGCTCGTCACCTTTCAGGTCGTGTTCGTCGTCACGCTCCTGTCGGGCCTGATCGGCATCACCACGGCCTATGCGCTGGCGCGGCGCGAGTTCGCGGGCAAGCGCTTCGCCATCCTCGTCTTTCTCCTGCCGCTTCTAGTGCCGCCGCTGACCTACGGCATTCCGCTCGCCACGCTGCTGTATCAGGTCGGGCTGGGCGGTTCCTTCTGGGGCGTCGTCATCATCAATCTCGTGCCCTCCATCCCCTTCGTGGTGCTGGTCATGATCCCCTTCATCGAGCAGATCGACCCGCGCGTGGAGGCCGCCGCCCGCGTCTTCGGGGCGGGCACGGGCAGCCTGTTCCTGCGCATTCTCCTCCCGCTGCTTCTGCCCGGCATGCTGGCGGCGCTCCTGCTCGTTCTCGTGCGCACCATCGCCATGTTCGAGT
This region of Aureimonas sp. AU20 genomic DNA includes:
- the uxaC gene encoding glucuronate isomerase, which translates into the protein MALNPDRLLPVEASLRPIARRLFAEVETLPIVSPHGHTEPSWYAENPRFPDPAALFVVPDHYIFRMLYSQGVPLEALGVPRADGGPVERDGRHIWRLFAQHYRLFRGTPSRLWFEHSLQTVFGIEERLSPQSADRIYDDIAAALETDALRPRALYDRFNIEAIATTDSALDDLAHHDAVRASGWHGRILPTYRPDAVVDPDRPGFAEALRRFLALAGEAETWSGYLDAHRTRRAYFKARGATATDHGHPSARTADLAPAECELLFSKVLAGSGSAAENELFRAQMLTEMARMSLEDGLVMQIHAGSSRNHNQALFERFGFDKGADIPQRTDYVGALRPMLNVVGNEPGLTIILFTLDETVYARELAPLAGHYPALRLGPPWWFFDSPDGMMRFREAVTETAGFYNTVGFNDDTRAFLSIPARHDVARRVDCAFLAKLVGEGRLDEDEAREVAVDLTYRLVKDAYRI
- a CDS encoding ABC transporter substrate-binding protein; amino-acid sequence: MHITRRRFMGTTAAMAGATLFGGRAFAALKAPSSPVTITVADVAGNLALTQAAMERYTAARPEWASRIAFTKAPAPELPAKLKAQQAAGRVDIDLVLTGTDALAAGLDQGIWTDLSPYKADLPPLETIYIPQAFKMQAMAKDHGVVVSYYPSGPLIEYMPDRVATPPKTAEELLAWTKANKNKFIYARPSNSGPGRTFLMGLPYLLKDSDPRDPEKGWDKTWAFLEELGQNIEYYASGTTQTMRELGEGTRDIVVTTTGWDINPRVLGTVPAEAEVGTLAGFHWVTDAHYMVVPKGVSEEKLAVLLDLMNFMLTPESQAYAYDQGYFYPGPAVKDVPLSMAPQESQDAIKEFGRPQYDEWIAGNPLETPLDADKLVVAFRIWDERIGAKKS
- a CDS encoding ABC transporter ATP-binding protein, translated to MNAHPTHLKVAGRAADAASGGGRLELLNLQRAFGSYHALAGIDLTVERGEFIALLGPSGCGKSTALNCIAGLLPLTGGEIRLDGRPIHELEPEKRGFGMVFQSYALFPHMTIRKNVGFGLAMQGVPKAEAERRIDDALDLVRLRSQGDKLPGQLSGGQQQRVAIARAIVIRPPIVLMDEPLSNLDAKLRLEMRAEIRAIHEAIGSTTIYVTHDQDEALSLADRIVVMSGGLIRQVGTPEDLYERPNHVEVADFMGYRTRVSGRVVDGSGTVELAKARIALPAAAKFGSGTAVTVSTRPEDLLATRGGEGLPATVRAIEYRGRAWFGSAALADGTIAYFRADGALSSGESVTLRFDPARTLVFEGEGA
- a CDS encoding ABC transporter permease; translation: MSDAAFSTPARTFARPSLKTRLAAKGFDGTTLLVLPGLVAVLALFIYPFLYGVVDSLTPETGAWYENYRRFFSDPFLYNTIAATLWLALPVTILNLALAVPIAFRVRLMRRQKLLTTLLVLPITLGTVLVAEGLLNFLGPQGWFNRTLVTIGLLEAPLRLTNNYWGVFASLLITGFPFAFLLTLSYVSGIDPAIEQAAATLGANARRRFTRVFLPLLVPGLAVTFCLAFVQAFAVFPSAVLLGAPAGPTRVISIAAYSAAFEEYNHSLGSAIAIIMGLVQLAVVLAVLGLRGLFYRGPAGGTKG
- a CDS encoding ABC transporter permease, with protein sequence MIRDRGIGSKLWRTAVWAVAILFVLNLLGVIATVVMNSLATRWLGTWLPVDFTTRWYFSAWREFQLTEVLLVTFQVVFVVTLLSGLIGITTAYALARREFAGKRFAILVFLLPLLVPPLTYGIPLATLLYQVGLGGSFWGVVIINLVPSIPFVVLVMIPFIEQIDPRVEAAARVFGAGTGSLFLRILLPLLLPGMLAALLLVLVRTIAMFELTFLVAGPTSQTLVVSLYYAVFASGVRASQSIDAMAVVYMVTTLFWLVLALRFVNPTQIVARAKQSQAAH